Proteins from a genomic interval of Clostridium sp. AN503:
- a CDS encoding flavodoxin — protein MKDVYVVYWSSTGNTEAMANAVGEGINEAGGKAHVVEVSAADASVLKDADCFALGASAAGAEELDSDMDDFVTQVEAFAAGKTIGLFGSYDWGDGEWMRQWTERMTTAGASVVNGEGVTANLAPEEDALEACRALGAALAK, from the coding sequence ATGAAAGACGTATATGTAGTATATTGGAGCAGTACAGGTAATACAGAGGCGATGGCGAACGCAGTGGGCGAAGGGATCAACGAAGCAGGCGGTAAGGCCCATGTGGTGGAGGTATCCGCCGCGGATGCGTCCGTACTGAAGGATGCGGACTGCTTTGCGCTGGGAGCGTCCGCCGCTGGCGCGGAGGAACTGGATTCGGATATGGATGATTTCGTGACTCAGGTGGAGGCTTTTGCTGCAGGAAAGACCATAGGGCTATTCGGCTCCTATGACTGGGGCGACGGCGAGTGGATGCGCCAGTGGACAGAGCGGATGACGACAGCAGGCGCGTCTGTGGTGAATGGAGAGGGTGTTACTGCGAACCTGGCGCCGGAGGAGGATGCTTTGGAGGCATGCAGGGCGCTGGGGGCGGCTCTGGCAAAATAG